aaaaagcaaaaagcaaacaaacgaaaACTTCCCCTTCTGATTGCCTGCCACCCCCCTCTGATGATACTAGATATTGACCAttggctgggaggtggggaggctgcTGAGCACACAGAAAGCACTGCCTGGACACAGGATGCCTCTGGGTTTGCACAAGGCAACAGAACCCTAGCTCTTCCCCTTTGACCCCATCTCCTAGGAAACAATGAGACACACAGAGGCCCAGATTTGGTACAATGGACCCGGCATATGCAGGTGAGGTCAGAGGTCAAAATGGACAGGTCCTAGAGTaaagggaggaaggggtggggactGGCTGGGTGATAAAGACAATTCGTTTTTGGGTTCAGACCTCGCAGATCCGGGGTTAAGACGGAAGAGTTTGAAAGGCAGGTTATCAGGGCAGGGGTCCAAAGTCAGCCTGTGAACAGTCTTCTGATGGCAGGGCTAGAGGTCAGGACAGGGAAGAGAGTGGGGTCAGAGATAATGCAGTGGTTGGGTGTCAGACCCAGGGACTGGGAGTATCTTTCCTGGATCCTCGCTGCTGCCCTGAGAAGCCAGAGGGAGTTGAGTTTGGGGGGAACCTCTGGGCGGCAACCGTACTTGTCATCGGTCCATCGCTAGCACTTAGCAACGTGCCTGGCGTAGAAGGAGGCTTAGGAAACGTCTGGTGAATGAGAGGATGGCTAACTGGATGGAGGGACCGTGGGCCCTGCCCTGCTTTGTCTCATAGGCTGTGAAGACGCAGTTGCTGGAGCAGGCGCAGGGCCAGCTGACCGAGCTGCTGGATCGAGCCATGTGGGAGGCCGTTCAATCCTACCCACCACAAGGTGGCCCGATGCCCTCCATCCCTGCAGGGTCCTTGAGCAAGTAAGCGTCTGATGGGCCAGGGGGCTGGGGAACAGTTAAGCAGCCTCCTCCACCGTAAGGATTATGAGCCACAGACATCATCTCATGTGACCCCGAGTTCAGCTTTTCCTCTCCTCCACTTATCGTCTCCGCCTTCCTGACACTGCCTTTCCAGCTGGTCCTGCCCCCTGGCCCTAACCCTCACCTTCTGCTACTAGTGCCCTTGGCTCCTAAGTATGGACCTTCGGCaaggccctgccctctgcccgcCACCTTCTCCCTTTGGGTCCTGACCCAGAACAACTGTGTCAATTCAGGACCCGGGAGCCATCCTTGGGGAAACGAAAAGTTTTCATCATCCGCAAGTCCCTGCTTGAGTAAGTCAGGGgtgaagaagggggagggggaggggaagaaaagaaagggctttGGCTGACGGTCCAAGACACCCCATCTATCATCCTCAGGCTCtaggggggttgggggagggcttGGAGGTGGCTTCTAAGGTTCAGCGTCTCCATTTGCCCCACGTATGACTGTGGAAGAAAGGCCATCAGGATGAGAAGGGTCCGGGTTAGAAATGGCTTTGGACAGACGTCCCAGCCATATCCCAGCCCTGAGCTAGAAGTTCCCAACTGCtaggccccacccccacaggtATCAGTGCCTGAGCTGGTGTGCATGAACTTCAGGAGTCTCCCACTGATCCTCGGGCCCCTGTCCCTCCAGTGAGCTGATGGAGGTGCAGCACTTCCGGACCATCTACCACATGTTCATTGCCGGCCTGTGTGTCTTCATCATCAGCACCTTGGCCATCGACCTCATTGATGAGGGCAGGTAGGCACCGTTCCCGCTCCGAATAGACACACAGATCAGATCTGGCCACCTGGGTCCCTAGCGCTCTACCAGCCACTGGCCCGAGACAGCACAGGCCCCTTCGGATTACGGGACATGCATCAACATGGCTTCCGACAACCTTCCCACCCCAAAGGCCCTCTTGGACTTCTTCCTTCCATAGCTTTGCATGGGCTTTGGTCTGTCTTCCCAGGGTCCGCCCTCTGGGGACACTGCACTGCACTCAAATACTTCTCAATTGGACCTTCATCCTAAGGCagatatatgtgcacatataaaCACACTGCCCACCCCGTCCTCTCCCACAACCCTTTCCAAGTCAGCACTGGTCAGTTCAGATAAGCTTCATTGAGTCTGTCCTAAGTATCAGCCGTGGGGGGCAGAGAGCTGAGGGGCTACCTGCACCCTGGGTGTAAGGCGCTCCCCATCTTGGGAGGAAGGTGGACACAACACGAAAGTGCCTTGGTGGATCGCTTCCCCCACAAAGCACCTCCCCACTCTAGAGATGAGCCTCAGGGGGCTGTAGACCCCTGGGGGTCTGGATGTGCAtggcccccacctcaccccacacATGGCTTAAGAAGTGGTGAAAAGAGGACCAAGGATCTGCAGGTTCAGCCAAAGCACCTTTGGTAAAATTTGGTGAAATTGTTGTTAATTACACGAATATGCTACGGAACAAATCCCCATGAAAGAAGCAAATACATGTAAAGTGACCGTCCTTCTTGACCAGTCCCTCCATTCCAGACTGCCCCCAGAGATaacattttttatggttttgagTTTCCCTCCAGGGCAGTTCCCATGCATCCACATCCAGATGTATATAAAAACCCGGAGGATGTATTTCGTGGAAGTTTACATTAATAAGACACTTTCTATACCTATTGTTTCCTTTTCACTCCCTAATGACCCATCTTAGAGATCTTTCTGTGTAGGTCCattgttttttaatgactgcagaGTCTGGAAGTGCCAGCTTTTGTTCATTTAGTCCTTTCCTGAGgaacatgtaggttgtttctaatttttcaccGTTATAAACCATACACTCGTAACCTAAGCGAACAAAACACTCAAAAACCtgctttcaggagttctctttggctaagcaggttaagggtctggcgttgccactgcaggggcttgggtcgctgctgtggcatgggttcaatccctggccagggaacttcctcatgctacaggtgcggccaaaCAAAAAGCCACCTGCTTTCTATTAACTCAAGCCTACAGCTCCAGAAGCTCCAGAAGtacaaaactaacaaaaaaccCAAGTTAAACTCTAAATACCTCATAACCTAACACTGGTGGCATATGCAAAATACTGAATCCTTCTGCAACACCGTAACTGCCACAGAGGGCTCTAAAGGTCATTTGGAAGCAAAACCATCTCATGACTGAGTCTCCTCAGGCAATGTCCTGTGCTAAAAGTCCTGAGCAACAGAggtgccatcttttttttttttgtctttttgtcgttttgtctttttaaggctgcactcacagcatatggaggttcccaggcttggggtccaatcggagctgtagtcgccggcccacgccagaaccacagtaacgcgggatccgagacgcgtctgcaacctacaccacagctcacggcaacgctggatccttaacccactgagcgaggccagggatcgaacccgcgtcttcatggatgctagtcgggttcgttaaccgttgagccacaacgggaaccccagaaGTACCATCTTAAACACCTTCAGAGATGGGGAGCTGATGACCTTGGCAAGATGCCTCAATGTATCTTCCAAGAGCTTTGGCTGCAGAGGAAAGGGACGAGGATGGGCCTCACATTTGTctacttttctccttccctctccaagGCTGATGCTGGAATTTGACCTACTGATCTTCAGCTTCGGACAGCTGCCCTTGGCGCTGATGACGTGGGTCCCCATGTTCCTGTCCACTCTGCTGGTTCCCTACCAGACCCTGCGGCTGTGGGCGAGGCCCCAGGCCGGAGGGGCCAGGATGCTGCGGGTGGCCCTGGGCTGCATGCTGCTGGCCGCCCACACTGCGGTGCTAGGCATCCTCCCAGTCCACGTAGCTGTGGAGTATCAGCTCCCCCCGGCCTCGCGCTGTGTCCTAGTCTTTGAGCAGGTGATGGGCGGGACCAATGGTGGGGTGGGGCAGCTGGGAGGGAAGGCATTGGACACTCTATTGGTGGGGGCGGAGCTAGTTACCGGGGGTGGAGTCCTTTGAGAGGGATTTGAGCCAACCAATAAGCTGCAAGGAAATGTAAACGAACCGACAGTACTACGCAAATATTATCCGACTACGCAGAGTCACAAGAGGTTGGCTGGCCCGAGGTCCCAGCCTTTCCGGTACCCATTTACCCTCGATTCATCCCAGCAGCCGCCTGTGTTTGACCGTTGACTGCTGTCCGACCAAAAGATAAAGTATGTGCTATGGCCGTACAGATTTTACAGTCAGCCAGCCCTTCTCCCATAAATGagagcacagagagattaagtgatcTGCTCGAAGCCACACAGTACCTTAACCTCTTTTCCATTCCATCTCAGGTCAGGCTTCTGATGAAAAGCTACTCCTTCCTGAGAGAGACAGTACCTGGGACGCTTGGCACGGTAAGAGGTGAGGCTTTCAACTGGCCCTGCTGTGAACTCAGTCCTCTTAAGTGCTTGAATGAAGCTGGCGCAGGATCTTCAAAAAACCTCCAACTTCCTAAGCCCGTCTTGCCCACAGGGCAGCTCTGGCCTCCAACGGGGCTCTGTGGACCTTAGTCATTAGGTGTAATCTTAGGTCCCACCTTTGAGATGGCACCTCTGCTGCCCAGGACTTCTGGTTCATTCTTATTGCCAGGTCTAGCCTGGAAAGACCCATGGTATGAAAGCCTTATATTAGAAAGTCAAAACGGAAGGAGAGAGAAtgcagagctcccgttgtggctcagcagtaatgaatctgactagtatccatgaggatgcaggtttgattcgtggcctcgctcagtgggttaaggatctggcgttactgtgatttgtgatgtaggttgcagacatggctcagaggtggtgttgctgtggctgtggtgtaggccagcagctgctgctccaatttgacccccagcctgggaacctctatgggccacaggtgcaggcctaaaaagcaaacaaaaataaataaataaataagtaaaaagagaaagaagaaggagagagtATGGGTGGTGCAACTTGTGGGCACCAAATGAAGCTCCAGCCACAGCGGGTCATGTGCCAGAAAATGGGGTGCCTGGAATGGAAGCAAAAGAGGGGTGTTAGTAGATTCAGCTCCTGCCCCGTttcacctcccccacccacctcagGATCCagctcctcaccccaccccccacctctgtcCCATCCAGCCCAATTCACTGgtcccactgcccacccccagtGTCCCACTCACCTGTGTCCTCTCCTCCTCACGGATGGACCCCTCTTGCTCCTCCCCAGGTGAGGGCGTCCGGACCCCCAGTTTCTCCAGCTACCTCTATTTCCTCTTCTGCCCCACTCTCATCTACAGGGAGACTTACCCCAGGTAAGACCCTGCACCCTCTCCCCCAAATGCCCAGGCCCATCAGGgacccagcccctctcctctcctctccctgaggTCTGAAGCCTCATCCCAGAAGCTGGCCATTTTCTCAGGAGGCACCCCAAAAGAAAGATGGGGAAACAGGGCCAGGTAGACTACCTTTCTCCTTGCCCAGCCCCTGGTGACACAATGGTGACCGACTGTCCTGGTTTGCCCAGGACTGTCCCAGGTTTAGCCCTGAAATTCTTGCATCCTGGGACAGCCCTCAGTCCGTAGCAGACTCCAGTTGGTTCCTCGCTTTAGCGGACACTCAGGCTAAAAATCCATTTGTCGTCCCTGTTATGGAAGGTCCAAAGAGTTCTCGACCCCACCTCCCCAGATAATGCTCCCAGGCCTGAGCAGGTCCTGCGGGAGCTGAGGAGAGAGGGCCCCAGGGGCTGGGCCGCGGCCCTGGGCAGGAACAAGATTAAAGGATGAGAAACATACTGTCCCCATTGCTGCTGCAGGACACCCAACGTCAGGTGGAATTATGTGGCCAAGAACTTTGCCCAGGTTAGAAGATGGGCTCGAAGGGAGGACTACCTGTGACTCACGGTGGCTGAGGGGGCATCTCTGGGAGTGGAGTAGGGGAGGCCTGGGGAAGAAGCCAGAGGGTGGGGCGAAGGGAAGTGGCGGCAGATGCTGGGCCAGACTCCAATTCCAGAAggagagcggcagctgccagtgACTCCTTCCAAAGTTATGtgtcctccaccccctccccaggccctgggctgcgTGCTCTATGCCTGCTTCATCCTGGGCCGCCTCTGTGTTCCTGTTTTTGCCAACATGAGCCGGGAGCCTTTCAGCACTCGTGCCCTGGTGCTCTCCATCATGCATGCCACCCTGCCAGGTATGCCCACCAGAGGCAGGGCTGTGGGAGGCTGCACCCTGGGGAAAGCTTAGCGGGGAACTCTTCCCTCCAGGggactcctccctcccctccctcttagTTTCAACACCTCGCTCTGACTCTCCCCTGCATCTGTCCGCTCCTATGGTTGCTCGTTGTCAAGGTCTCCCTTCAGATTGCCATCCGCTCCCCACCTTCCCACCACGCCGCGAGCTCCCAATGGCCAGAGGCCTTGACATTCCCCTCTATATCCCTAACATCTGGCATGGAATTCACGAACAAATGGATTGAATGAAGGAATGTAATCTGTGAATGATTAATAAATGATTGACAGCAGTTGGGGCCCTGGTGGCTGGCTGCGGGATTCCTGgatcggggggtgggggggcccggGGGGGCCAGTCTGATCTACAGcacctccccctctgcccccgaTCTCTACCTTCCAGGCATTTTCATGCTGCTACTCATCTTCTTTGCCTTCCTCCACTGCTGGCTCAACGCCTTCGCAGAGATGCTACGATTTGGAGACAGAATGTTTTATCGGGTGGGGCCTGGACCTGGGACACTTGGGAGGTGGATGCAGGAAGGGCTGGGGCAGGCTGTGGGGAGGATGGTGGCTATGCTGGCTGTCACGTTGTTACCGAACCAGGTTCATTTGCCTAATGTGCAGTAGTGCCAAACGCTGAGATGTCAAGATCTGCAGGATTCCTTTACCACGCAGCCAAGTGAGGAGAAGGGAGAACCCACTCAGACTTGCCTCTTCAAAGGCCAGGGCCTTGCCATATTTATGGGTTAAAGAAGGGAAGATGGTCTTAGGTGTGGGGGAAAGTGactggagggaaagaaaaggtgAGGTAAtcatgatctgatttttttttcctttatttttttttgtctttttgccatttcttgggccgctcccgtggcatatggaggttcccaggctaggggtcgaatcggagctgtagccaccagcctacaccagagccacagcaacacggggatccaagctgcatctgcaacctacaccacagctcatggcaacgctggatccctagcccactgagcaaggtcagggatcaaacctgcaacctcatggttcctagtcggattcgttaactgctgcgccacgacgggaactcctggttttttgttttttgttttgaatttttacctatttatgtacttatttttgctttttagggccacacctgtgacatatgggtgttcccaggctaggggttggatttggagctacagctgtcagcctacaccacagccacagccacagcaacactggatccccaacccactgagcgaggccaaggatgcaacctgcaccctcacggatactagtaggattcattcccgctgcaccacaacggaactccaatCATGATCTGATTTACAGCATGCTTTTTCATGGcagccatgtttaaaaaaaaaatggaagcactttggagttcccactgtggcacaacaggatcagctgcttctctgcaacaccaggacacaggttcaatccctggcctggcacagtgggttaaagaatctggtgttgccacagctgtggtgtgggtcaaggctgtggctgagatctgatccctggcccaggaactccatatgccaaggggtggccaaaaaaggaaaaaaaatggaggcagtCAGCATAATCTAAGGATGGAGTTTTAGGCCCGCTGATGTCAAAAGGTCATCAGACACCTGCACAGGCCCCATTTCAGGCCCAGTTTATTTTGGTGGTCCCAACCAGTCTTAGCCGGCTTGAAGTAGACAGGAGCCAACTTCAAATTCCTGGAAATTACCCATACATCAGATGTGTTATTTATTggctggggggggcgggtagggagtcaaaaaaaaaaaaaaaaaagaagggttggTCAGTGAAGgcagaagggtttttttgttgtcgttttttgtctttttgccttttctagagctgctccctcagcatatggaggttcccaggttaggggtctaatcagagctatagccgccggcctatgccacatccacagcaacgtgggatctgagtcacgtctgcaacctgcaccacagctcacagcaatgccggatccttaacccactgagcaaggccagggatcaaacccgcaacctcatggttcctagtcggattcattaaccactgagccacaatgggaactccggcagaAGGGTTTTTCACAAGCTGCTCCCTTACCTGCTGTTCTGTAAGACAAGCTCGAGAAGGTCTGTTGGTCAGCAGTTTCTGTTAGCCCTGGGGGGGCATGGTTTCAGTCTCAGCTGTGCCATCCAGTGTGCTCCTCCGGTTCTCAGGTCACCCCTCCACCTCCTGACCACAGCTGACTTGTGGGGATGATCCTTTGGAACCTTCTTCTCCTGAGAGGGAGATTAGGAGGCGGGCAGGGACCCCCGGTCCCGAAGAGGGAGTCAGGGGGAGTCTTGCTGTCCCTCTCCTGTCGGGAGCCAGCCCTGGCGGAGAACACTGCGCTGGGACTGGGGAGCAGGAAGCAGGGGGAagcggctggggctggggcagagacAGGGCCGGGAtgctcaccgcccccccccccgcccccaccgcctcCCCAGGACTGGTGGAACTCAACCTCCTTCTCGAACTATTACCGCACTTGGAACGTGGTGGTCCATGACTGGCTGTACAGCTACGTGTATCAGGATGCGCTGTGGGTACGGACCCCCTCCGCTGTCACAGTTAATGGACCCTCTCTGGGacatcctctccttccctccatctgCACCACACATTTCTCCAGACCCAAGGATCCCTTTGACGTCCCTCTGCCCGGAGTCTCCCCAGCCCAATGGGCAGAAAGGCCTTTCCTGTGATCGAATATCCTCCCTCCTGGTCCTCAGTCTCCTCCACAGGGCATGTCCTCCCCTCCTTAGCCTCCTCAGAAATATGCATATAGCAATTTTCAGTTACCAAGTATTTTCACATACTACATAAGTGGTACATAAATCCTGAGAAGTACATATTATTATGGCTTCTTTTGAAAATTGCATCTgaaggagatccctggtggcccagcaggttaaggatttggtgttgtcactgcagcgacttgggtcgccgctgtggcaggggtttgatccctggcctgggagcttttgAATCCCATGATGCAGCCCCCCAAAATTGCATCTAAGACCAATGGACCTTAATGCTCTTAAATGACATCAGCCTTTCTGACCCCaaattttgtattctttccaTCATACTACACACCCTCCTGGTTTCTTTAGGGAGAGGGATCTTTGTGGAAAGGGCTTAGGGAGACtcactcctccctcctctctggcccCTGCCAGCTCCTCGGTGGCCGGGCCCGAGGGGCAGCCATGCTGAGCGTGTTCCTGGTCTCTGCCCTGGTCCATGAGTACATCTTCTGCTTCGTCCTGGGATTCTTCTACCCTGTCATGCTGGTGCTCTTCCTTGTCTTTGGAGGTGAGCTTGGCCTCTGTGTGCCACTGGAGGGAGAGACATCCAGAGGGAGGAGGCCTGGAGTCCTGGAGATTCCAGACTGATGGGGGAGGCCATGTACCCAGTTCAGAAGGGGAGGCGTGTGCCTTCCGGGGAAAGGCATGAGCGTTTTGTGTGAGAGCTGGGGTAGGAAGTACTTGGGATCGGGGAGGGAGGCAGCCTCAGGAGGCAGCAAGGCATATCCTGGGGGATGTGGGGGAAGGTTTCTGGCTGGAGGGGAGCATCTGAGCAGGGCACCCATAAAGGAAGCCAAAGGGGAGAAAACTGGAGGAAAGTTTAGTATGAGATCCAGGATATTGACCTGTAAGCTGAGGAatcctttcctgttttttctgtttgttttttgtctctttgcctgttttttcttgagccgctcccatggcatatggagattcccaggctaggggtctaatcagagccgtagccaccggcctatgccacagccacagcaacgtgggatctgagccacgtctgcgacccacaccgcagctcatggcaacgccggatccttaacccactgagcaaggctagggatcaaacccgaaacctcatggttcctagtcagattcattaaccactgcaccacgatgggaactccaatcctttcCCGGTTTTAAGTGAGATGCTTGAGACCTCTGTGGGTTTCTGGAGCTGGGTTCAAGATCTTCCCAGTGATGCCTTCCTGTTCCAACTCTTCCCTGTGCCCTGAGACGGGAAAGCAGCCGGGAAGATAAGATGCAGGTGTCTGGGGCTGGGGCGACAACCTTTCCTCTGCATCAGGGCTGCTGAACTTCACGATGCACGACCAGCACACCGGCCCGGCGTGGAACGTGCTTATATGGACCATGCTCTTTCTGGGCCAGGGCATCCTGGTCAGCCTGTACTGCCAGGAGTGGTACGCACGGCGTCACTGCCCCCTGACCCAGGTAAGGAACCGTGACCTTTACTCCACTCCCCACCCAGGAGGACACATCTGCCCTT
Above is a genomic segment from Phacochoerus africanus isolate WHEZ1 chromosome 7, ROS_Pafr_v1, whole genome shotgun sequence containing:
- the SOAT2 gene encoding sterol O-acyltransferase 2, with the protein product MEPRAAQLRQRGGLGNEQEDQPCREGEPRSGSADRPGNNETHRGPDLVQWTRHMQAVKTQLLEQAQGQLTELLDRAMWEAVQSYPPQGGPMPSIPAGSLSKTREPSLGKRKVFIIRKSLLDELMEVQHFRTIYHMFIAGLCVFIISTLAIDLIDEGRLMLEFDLLIFSFGQLPLALMTWVPMFLSTLLVPYQTLRLWARPQAGGARMLRVALGCMLLAAHTAVLGILPVHVAVEYQLPPASRCVLVFEQVRLLMKSYSFLRETVPGTLGTTWLRGGEGVRTPSFSSYLYFLFCPTLIYRETYPRTPNVRWNYVAKNFAQALGCVLYACFILGRLCVPVFANMSREPFSTRALVLSIMHATLPGIFMLLLIFFAFLHCWLNAFAEMLRFGDRMFYRDWWNSTSFSNYYRTWNVVVHDWLYSYVYQDALWLLGGRARGAAMLSVFLVSALVHEYIFCFVLGFFYPVMLVLFLVFGGLLNFTMHDQHTGPAWNVLIWTMLFLGQGILVSLYCQEWYARRHCPLTQTTFWGLVTPRSWSCHT